The DNA segment CGCCCCGGCCGGGGAACCGCAGTTTCGCGAAGGCGTACCCGGCCAGCGCCGACACCACCGTCGCGCCGATCCCGCTGAGCACCGCGTACATCGCGGAGTTGCGCAGCCAGGTCAGGTAGATGCCGTCCTCACTCGTGAAGACCAGCTTCAGGTTGTCGATCAGGTGGAAGTCGGCGAACCAGAGCGGCGCCGACCCGAACAGCCCGTCGTTGTCCTTCGTCGCGGCGACCAGCAGCCACCAGAACGGCAGCAGGAAGTAGAGGGCCATCACGCCCATCACGACGTGCGCGGCGACGCTGCCCTTCTTCTCTTTCAGTGCGGTCATCGCAGCGCGCTCCGCTTCCGGGTGGCGAACAGGAAGATGTACGACCCGACGAAGACCACCGCACCGAGCAGGAAGGAGATCGCGGCCGAGTAGTTGTACTGCTGGAACGAGAACGCCTGGTTGTACGCGTACACGTTCGGCGTGTAGTGCTGCGTGATCGCGCCCGGGTTGAGCGGCTGGAGGATCAGCGGCTCGGTGAAGAACTGGAGCGTGCCCATGATCGTGAAGAGCGTCGCGAGGACCAGCGCCGAGGCGATCATCGGAGTCTTGATCCGTACGGCGATCTGCACCGCACCCGCCCCGTCGATCTTCGCGGACTCGTAGATCTCCCGCGGCAGGCCCTGCAGCGCCGCGTACAGCACGATCATGTTGTAGCCGGCCCACTGCCAGGTCACGATGTTGCCGAGCGATCCCAGCACCACGTCGCTGGAGAGGAAGTCGAACTTGAACGGCCCGGTCTCCTGGCTGTAGAGGAATCCCCACATCAGCGTGCCGATCACGACCGGTACGGCGTACGGCACGAAGGCCGCGAGCCGGAAGACGCGCGAGAACCGGGACGTCGCGTGGTCGATCAGCAGCGCCGCGAGCAGCGCGATCCCGATCATCACCGGCGTCTGGACCAGGCCGAACAGCACCACCCGGACGACGCCCTCACGGAACAGCGGGTCGGCGAACGCCTGCTGGTAGTTGTCGGCGAAGGCGAACACCTCGCCCTCGACCAGGGTGGACCGGTAGAGGCTGAGCTTGAAGGCGTACGCCATCGGCAGCAGCAGGAACGCGACCAGCAGGACCGCGAACGGCAGGACGAACAGCCATCCCGCCGTGGCCTCCCGCCAGTGGCGATGCTTGTTCGCGGGGGCCGGGCCCGCGGCCGCCGGAGCGGCCGCGGACTCGATCTTGACGTCGGTGCTCATCTACTGGACCTTGAAGCCCTGCTGGGTCGCGTACTGGGTGATGTTGGCCTGCGCGGTGTCGAGCGCCGCCGTCCAGGACGTCTTCTTCTCGATCGCCTGGTTCAGCCCGGTCGTCAGCTGGTTGAAGTTGTAGCTGTTGAACGGGCTCCAGGCGAACTCGCCGATGGCGTTGTAGGCCGGCACGAACACCTCGTTGACCTTCTGGCCGCCGAAGAACTCGTACTCCTTCTTCATGAACGCGTCCGACTCCAGGATCGGGGTGGCGGTCGGGAAGAGGTACGCCTCGTCGATGCCGATCTTCCAGGCGTCGGTGTTCGTGGCGCCGAAGATCTCCTTGGCCACCGTGGCGGCCTGCTGCGGGTACTTCGTCTGGTCGGTCACGGCGAACGACGAGCCGCCCCAGTCGCCCTGCGCGTTCGCGCCGGCGGTCCACTGCGGCAGCGGCGCGGCCCGCCACTTGCCGGAGGTCGTCTTCGCCACGCTCTGCAGGTAACCGGGGCCCCAGCCGGCCGCGATGTAGGTCGCGTACTTGCCGGATGCCAGGCCGTTGTAGAAGTCGGTGGTGCCGTACGCCTTGGTGTCGGCGAGGCCGGATGCGACCATGCCCTCCCAGTAGGTCATGACCTGCTTGGCCTCGGCGCTGTTCACGGTGACGCCGATGTTCGCCGGGTTCGCGACGTCGTACGCGTACGGCTTCGCGCCCGCCTGCCACTGCAGACCGGTCAGGAAGCCGCCGTCGTTCGCCCCGAAGTCGGTGATGAAGTTCTTGCCACCGGACGCCGTCTTCAGCTTCTCGGCCTGGGCCTTGTACTCATCCCACGTCTTCGGGACGGTCAGGTCGTACTGCTTGAAGAGGTCCTCGCGGTAGAGCAGCGCCA comes from the Actinoplanes sp. OR16 genome and includes:
- a CDS encoding ABC transporter substrate-binding protein — protein: MVATLTALTVAACGSGADEATKTDGPVTIKVWAWYPAFQGVVDLFNSTHTDIKIEWTNAGAGQDQYTKLQTALKAGKGAPDVAMLELQEIPTFQLTKHLVDLGKYGANDVKGNYVDWAWKQVSTGDSVYAIPVDAGPMALLYREDLFKQYDLTVPKTWDEYKAQAEKLKTASGGKNFITDFGANDGGFLTGLQWQAGAKPYAYDVANPANIGVTVNSAEAKQVMTYWEGMVASGLADTKAYGTTDFYNGLASGKYATYIAAGWGPGYLQSVAKTTSGKWRAAPLPQWTAGANAQGDWGGSSFAVTDQTKYPQQAATVAKEIFGATNTDAWKIGIDEAYLFPTATPILESDAFMKKEYEFFGGQKVNEVFVPAYNAIGEFAWSPFNSYNFNQLTTGLNQAIEKKTSWTAALDTAQANITQYATQQGFKVQ
- a CDS encoding carbohydrate ABC transporter permease; the protein is MSTDVKIESAAAPAAAGPAPANKHRHWREATAGWLFVLPFAVLLVAFLLLPMAYAFKLSLYRSTLVEGEVFAFADNYQQAFADPLFREGVVRVVLFGLVQTPVMIGIALLAALLIDHATSRFSRVFRLAAFVPYAVPVVIGTLMWGFLYSQETGPFKFDFLSSDVVLGSLGNIVTWQWAGYNMIVLYAALQGLPREIYESAKIDGAGAVQIAVRIKTPMIASALVLATLFTIMGTLQFFTEPLILQPLNPGAITQHYTPNVYAYNQAFSFQQYNYSAAISFLLGAVVFVGSYIFLFATRKRSALR